GTTCAGTACAAAGATGCTGCTTTGCATACCTGGCCAAGATTGCATCAATGTGATGGCAGCCATTTTGCTGGCAATGAACCTCGTTTCGCGGTCATCACTGGCtcacaacagacaaaaaaaaatattaaaagtatgcCTCAttcaattctctttctttgataaTATTTACCATAACCATAGTTGTTGCCAAGGTCTTTATTTCAGCAACAGACTCTGATcattaagcacacacaaaagGTTATCTGTAACAATACAGAGGAAAAAGTGGTATTACCTTCTAGTTTGATCAGATGACTCACCACTGTAGCGAAAATGGCTATCTGTTAGTGGTGCCAGAAGTTgctaaacaaacaagaaacatttaaagAGGATTGAAAATACTTTGAAACCATATCAATCACAAAAAGGAACTAAACTATTTTATTGGAAAACATCCTAACAACTGCTGACTGATGATGAGTTTGGAAAAGACATCAACTATTATATCTAACACACAACCCCTCAACCATCAACATCCAAAATAACCAGAAGTCGAATCATAACATCAATGAAATATTAGGATAATTAACACATGCTTTCAGGACTCCCCATCAGCTTTAgccaaaaataaagaacaaaaaaaaagggggggggagagaatACTACAGTCATTTACAAGTTTTAGCTGGAAAGATTGAAAACAGTTGACTACTTCCATAATAAGCACCTCACTGTCAAGGTTTTCTGGTATCTTTCTTGAGAAGCAGATAGCCGATAGGTTAAAGAACTGGAGCTTGTACCAAAAGGCACTCCAGTCGCTCCCGTGTGACAGtaaacttcccccagtcaacccagctgttaGGAATGGATatctgactccacagagggttagAAAAGGTATGgtagcaagggagaggagatgggcctCTAGAAAAGTGACATGTCTATAACAAACTACTCTCTAACAACCTCAAAAAGGTTAGGAAATATGTAccttttatctttcttgttGTATAAACTGCTTACCTCCAGATCAGTGTTGGCTCGAATGTACACACGGCTGCGAGGATGATTCATAAGATAGAGAACAGTGCAGGTCAAGGACTCATTAAGACGTGGAAACTGATGACAATCTAGAATGTTCCATAGTAACGTGCTGATCCCACCACACTTTGATACCAGATCCACATTGCGGAAAGCtgttggaaatattttatgGCTCCATCTGTAAATTAGTAATCCTCTGTGTGCTTCTCTGAAGCTTTTATCAGCTCAAATTATGCTTAACAAGATCATAATGAAAGTGCTACTctcttgatttaaaaatatgcacattATGCAAGCACTATTTCATTTATTCAGTGAAAAGAAACATATCAACAGATGAAAATCTTGTCAGAGCAAAATCTAAAGGATTCAAATAACAGCATGCCATGTTAAAGAACCAGAAACTCTGAACACTCTGAAAATATTACTGGTAGTGAAGATAGTAAAGTGCTGGACAGAAGAGAGTATCACCCACCTTTAGAGTGCTTTGACTGCACAGACAGGCAGGTTTTTTATAATTCCAGTGACAACCTAGATGACTTGGCTGATGTTGTGTCTTCCTACATTACTTTCTGTGTTGACACAGTCATACCTTCCAAAGAAGGTATGTTGTCATCTTTCCtaatacagtcggacctcaaTAAGTTGAACTCAAAGGgacgcgaaaaaaaaattcgacttacggagttttcgagttagggaaaatggtgtaataggcgcaggtatttggccgtgaactaacaattaatatgatatagggaggttttcgacttagggaaggtcgacttatcgaggtccgataTTAAACCATGACTAACGAAGGAACTGAAATCGGTACTGAACAAtatgaaaagtatattttatgcTGGAACTGtacatgaacaaaaacaaatttcacacaTTGTGCCTGTCCAAAACATCACTAGGCCCAGTCAACCCAACGATTTTGGACCAGTCACTCTCATATCAATTATCATGAAATCACTTGTGAAAATTGTAAGGAACAAGGTTAAGACTGCTGTTGCGCAATATCTTGAATGGCTGGAGTTTGTCTGAAGAGATGGAAGAGGTGTTGAATTAGTTAAactgtttatactaaatacaCTGAATAAACATCTGCATAAACCCAGAGTTTATGCCAGGCTTCTCTttactgatttttcttctgcttttaacactgcAACCTCGCTTGTTGGCAGAGTCtagtttcagacttccatctATCCCACCAACTAACTCTCTGAATCCtggactttttaacaaacaggcgGCAGAGTTTCCATCAACAGTCTTCTCTCTGATCCTGTTATGACCTTTACAGGTTCccctcaaggctgctgcttgtctccactGCTGTTTATACTGTATACTAATAGTTGCTGAAGCACTACGAACAGGAACTTTCTTACAAAATTTTCTGATAACTCTGCCTTGCTGTCACTTTTATATGATAGTGAACATGTTTACAGTGGTACTCTTCCTGACTATGTACACTGGTGTGATGAGCAGGTGCTTGCGTGAATGCCTCAAAGTCTAAGAAAATGATCTTCAACTTTCAGATGAACAAGACTAAGGCAGTCGTCAGTACTATCCATGACGATACCATTGAGATAGTCAACTCATAAATTATTTAGGtaacaagcttaaatgggacatcaacacCGACACAATCCTCCATAAGAGTCAACAATGGTTGTACCTCCTATGGAAACtcaaatctttctctgtcagctgtcatcctcactcggttctatcggTCCTTCGTTGAAagtctcatcattttttctttcatctcttggtttaacagcctctccctagggaacaaGAACAGTCTTGTCTTCCTTGTTGTATgtgttccaagatcaccggaaTCAGGCAAAGGGACTTTTGAAATCAACAAATCCTTAAGAAGGCATCCTGCATCCTTTTTCTAATCATGtattggcatgtgagttttcactcttgcagtCTGGCAGTACTTGATATCTGTCTGCAGGACCAAACTTCATCACAATTCATTTATTCCACATGCCATttacttgataaactctactggtcgtgatcttgtactagcctgaggtgacctaaggtcaccaaCTGCAGTTGCCGGGAatgtgtcagagagagaaattatttcaacatatgTATGTTGCTAGTATGAGTATTATCTgaaattgcccttgtggataaataaaattgtattgtacaCTGTAAAAGATGGAACACAGACATGACCTTTAAAACAATGgggataaaaataaactgatgagGATTGCTAGAAATGTACCTACCTATCTCGCAGAGTGTTGCCAAACACACCCTGACAAACTGGTCCCTCTCACTAGCACCATTGTTACCAATAGcaacaatggaaaaaagcaAGGAACGAGGCAGTTTTTCAGGTGCAACAGTGTTCAACTGCCGTATCAGCTTGATGGCATGAATGCGTTCAATCTCGTTGTCAAGGCAGACATCTAGACTCCTGCAAACCAAAAATCTGTACTAAAGGATCAGTTGTGTGGTGTCCTAAATAGCAAAGTTACAATCTTatagcattttcttttctcttctctttcttcatccaATTTATGACAGATATTTTGAAAGACTATACTAAGGGACATTTAAACATTCACCCATCTTCAACTGATTACCTCAATATAACCACATTCAACAAAATTAGTTCTCAAACAATCTCTTAAGAGCTAAACAAACTTATTCACATGCAATAAGTTAAGACGTGATAATTTTAGTAAATGTGAATCACAAATTCATTTCAGCAGTTTCAGTGCTTGCTGCTAGCTGtgctgttaaagaaaaaaaaaagcctcacCTCATAACCAAATAGTCCATACGCAATGCTAGAAAGGAGCTGAGCATGTCATCTGCCTGTAGCAAGTGCCGCAACACCCGTAAAGTGGCTGCTCGGACTTCTTTTGCCTCATGCAGCAAACCAATCTGAAGACTTATCGACAAATTGAAAGCATCAAGACCAGTTGTGtgtacttgcttttttttaaattttcattttcttgtcaaGAAGTGTAAATTCCAACCAGCAACATTCAAATTTAGGAAACATGATGATTAACTAGTTGAAATCTTTAGTTTGTAATTGTATTAGATCAATATAGTTACCTGCTTCACcaagaaagaatacaaaaattGCAACACTCTCAAGCATGGAAATAAACTACGGCTACAAAGTCATGTTAGTGTGGTGTGACAATATTCTGAGTACAAGTAGGCAATCATGAATTATGGTGTTCCGATTTCTACTGGCTTCAGTTAGCATGCTATTAAACAGAAGTATTTCAGTGTATTTACCAAGCTAGGATCTCTATGCTGCCAACTCCAAGTCCCCGCTCCTCTGCCTGTTTGTGAATGAGTTTTACAAAACTGTTCAAGTACGCAAGCTTTCGAGCTTTGCTGACACCATGTTGCACCACCACATGAGTCAGGATCTCTTTCACATTTTCTGCAGGGTCTAATGCGAAAAGTGCAAGACAGTGAGTAACACCAATAAGCTCTAGAAAATAGATTTCAAAGTTCAAAAATTAACTTCAAACTCTTTAATTCCTGCACCCccttaaaaaacacaaaagaatcaACTCAAATACCTTTATACCTTTGCTTGTGCATTTTACCCTCAAGTCTCTTCCAGTCTTgttttacagggttggctgctttgccatgatatatggccttagttgctggcttggcataaaacaccaatatcTCTCCCTGCCCATCCACTCGTTAAGTGTAGCATACCcttctttattgctttaagaAATGTGGAACCTACATTAATCTGAATATGGATTGAAGCTTAGGCAAACCAGCCATAATGGAAATTGTTATTCCCCACAACCTGGTGATTAGTGAACTCATCTTTGAAGTAGGTTTCAGGTCAACTAAGGTCTCAGACTGGAAACACCCCTCTCCCACCTACTAAGTAAAACTGTATAACCTATTTGTCTGGAAAGGTAATGGTGCCAAAGGAGACAACATGAACCACTCTGATCACTGTTCCCAAGGCCCTAAAATATGAGTTCTTTCATCACTTTGTTAGTTTTcaacaatgtaaacaatataGTTTGACtgtggttttttaattttgagtttCGTAGTATGGCTGTGGGTTTATTTCATTCTAATTTCTTAATGATTAATTCCGACTTCTAATTCACATGTCGGCTAGAATGTCTGAACTAATCTGAAAAATCGTTAACAACTTCTAAATAAATGAACGGCACTCTAGAATTCTTCGCACCCATCCACTATCGATGTTTTGTtagatacagaaaaataaacaatacaacaaaactacttcaatttaaaaattatgtgacttttttttaacttattcgTGTGCATTTTGATTCCTTTGTAAAAGAGCAATCCGAAGAAAATGACTGTCACTGATGACTGAAAATATATTAGGAAAAGAGGAAGACCCTCACCTCTATCAAATTTCAATCGCACAACTTCTTCTCCGCTTTCATGCCGTACTgcaatgcagagaaaaaaaaccgatTTTAACATCAATGACATTATGTTATAAGAATACATTCGTATGCATTCCGGAAATTACAGATATTTACCTCGAATTCTTCTAACATAACCCCGGCCTTGGTTAGCCACGGCCGCCATGTTTAGAAAACTGCCAAATCGCTTTGAGGTATGTCGCAAAAATGGTAATGTCAACACTTTCTGTTTAGTACGCTATATTACAATAGTTGATTTAATACTGATTCCTTCTGAAAAACTTGAAgacttctttctttacttttgagATTCACATTTCGTCTGGTTTGCATCAGCTATGGCGTCTCGTGCAGCAGACGATGTCGAGCCAAAATTCGAAAAAGTTTTGGAAGGATTACAAGGTGCAGAAGGTCCCGTGTTTGATAAAAACGGGAACTTTTTCATGGTAGCACCAGATACAGGGGAGATATATAATGTAAATCTGCAGGAGAAAAGGgtttgtaaattttaatatttgttagaGAAATGTCACTTGTCAAAGTTTCACCACGCCCACACTGCGAGATAAACAAATAGAGAGTTGCAATAGTCGAATCAGGACAATACAAATGCCGATATATAAATCTTGCGCAATTGAAGAAAAATGGATTAAAAAGTAAAGGAATACAATACAcaaaatctttattaatccttttcaggaaatagTTTGTGTCTGCCAATATATGACATAAAACTTCAACACAGGCTAAACAGAACATAAAGTCTCAACGTTTATTTTGTCGCAAAATTTATAGTCAGTgttatataaatacacacatggAAAGGATACCAAATAGCTTGTAAATCTAAATCTTCATAAATAGTAATCATATATGATATTACCATACAATTTCACAGCTAAGTGATGTGAAATGTATATACTTGGCTTGATGTCagaatatattaaaatataccCATGGTATCAAACAAGATATAAATACATTGTCATTGGgtacatgcacatgtgcacgcacacacaaaatcaatGGCACTATATATTGCTCAGTATGTTGCAGGCAATTCTTCTTTGTAAGCCAAAAATAGAAGATGCAGGCGTTCCAGCAGGATGCCAGTGTGACAAGGAAGGCAACATTTATGTTGCAGACATGCGACTTGGTATTTTGAAGGTCACACAATCTGGATATTTTACACAGGTTGTTAACAGGGTTCTAACATCTCCCATTTCACCACTGAAATTTGTTTTGGGGTGacccacacacatactctcttcacctttttctttcttcccatttgtatatccatttttttttccatttgcataTCCATTGTTTCTGCTTGGATGTTGTATCCATGTGCCTTTTtctgtgagagggagagagagaagagagaaaaagaaaagaaaagagatagATAAAGAAACAGTGGTGAATTGGGACTTAAAACagatttcttaaattaaaaGCTTTTGTCACAAGAATCGTTCatattgcaatttttatttcaccCTCCAGATTTAGAGAAgcaaattttaatataattttaaaatctattaGTTTTATGTGCACAATTGCATTCtgtattattagaaataattaAATCAGTTTTAAGCTATTCTACATGTTTCACAAGTCCTGTGATTTTTATAGAACAATTACACTTTTTTAACAGCTGGCGAAGATAGACAATGAAGGCAGAATAATGCAAGGATGTAATGACTGCATATTTGATTATGAAGGAAATCTTTGGATCACAGCTCCTGCTGGAGAAATTGCTCCCAGCCAATACAGACGATCAATGGAGGCAAGTAGAGTTGCACAGTTGCAAATATTTACACTTTAAATTTAGTGTTCAAAATCATGCAGATACAAATTCTTTAAAACACATATCAAGTAGCAAGAAGTATAACATTTTATAGCTGGCAAAGAAAATGGCTTCCAACTGTAACATGCAATAATTCTTGTACAGTGATTTTCATACTCTATTTTGGTGgtcttttgcatattttatgtgCAGGAACCCTTTGGATCTTTATACTGCTTGACAAATGAAGAAGTTATTCGCATTGATACTGGTATTTTCTTTCCCAATGGCATTGCTGTGAAGCACAATGCATCTGGAAAGGCGGAAATGCTTATTGTAGCAGAGACACCAACTAAGCTTCTGTGGGCTTATGACATTGATGGCCCAGGGAGAgtaaaaaacaagagaaagtgGGCAACACTTCCAGGTATATTGCTTGCACATGCATATTGTTactatttaaattattgttataaattattgtattgTAAATTGTGGTTATATAACACTATGTCAGGTGATTGATGACACAAGATTAGACTTTTTGCTAACATGGATGCCAAGAGGtgctgtttaatttttataagaATATGATTTTTATCATGACTATTTGAAATTAAGaaattcaatatattttataaattcaagGACCTTCgtagatactttttttttaaatcttccttTGACATTAATTGACTATAGCAAAGTATAAAATGGCTACCAAATaccaaataattaaaatcagaaTTAACAGAAAGGCATCATTTCCAGTACCAAAtgacaattttcaaaatttctgaAGATTAAATGTTGTCAGTTTTGTCTCAGCCTCAAACCTATGAAAATATATCTCCTTGCTGTCaagcagcaaatatttttcaggATCAAAAACCACTAAGGAGgttgcaagattttttttttaaactagaaaaGAGTGGAAAGTATAGCATAAAAATCTGAGGGTTAATGGTCTaccgtcaaaaaaaaaaaaactcatgcaatgctgcttctgttttgtttgctgttttcacTTTTAGGTGAATTGGAGGGAGGGGCAGATGGAATGGACTTTGATGATGCTGGCAGTCTTCTTGTTGCCCACTGGGGGTCAGGGGTCATTGAAGTCTTTCCTCCAGAAGGTGGTACTCCTACAAGGAGAATTAAATGTCCCTTCCAACACCCCAGCAATCTACATTTCAAACCCAATTCAAACATAGTCTATGTGACAGAACACGACTTCCATGGTTTATGGAAGTTTGATTGGTTGACTTGTggacaaaaacagttttgtgaaaCATAGTGTCCCATGCTTATTGAAATAATGGCTTTTGACTAAGAAAAAAGTGCATCTAAAGATCATTAGTGCTAGACTTATGAGAGTGGTAGCCAATCACATTTCACAGATCTTTAACGTTCTATAGGTGGTgggttaacacacacacacaaaatccagGATTCTTGACTTGTTCTGATTCGGAATTAGTTAAATAGGGTGGATTCTCCCTTCACCCACTCCTCCATTTCTTCTCAAAAATAAGTCCTCAGAGCCATAGATTAATCAAACAAGACCAGTCCTTTTTAAACTGAGGCAGACCTGGCATTCAGAAGAAATGAAATTCCTTTAATAATTCTTCTAAAATGCTGTCTAATCCTCTTTTAACTAGCATAAGCACTTTATACGTTGGCTGATCATCAGCATGTCAGTATGTGCTGAGTGCATGAATTTTGCAGTATTTGGTGCTTTACATTCCATTTTATATAGCTTTATGATTTTTAGGTTTCAATATATGAATTTGTGTAATTTGGAAAGAATGATTTTGAAATCAGAATTACagattatatagatatattgataaataaaatttattttatgccaGTACGTTTAGGTTGGGTAGTCTATTTTCGCTACATGTGTAGAACGAATCCTGTTATTTCATTCACTCGCATATCTCTGAGCTAAAGCCTTTGTGCAATAGACACATGCCCACCAAGAAtaaactgcatatttttttattagccACATACAGGTATAGTACTTCATACTCACATCTTGTCAgcaaagtctttttttcaaggacaagcattttttttctaagacaaGGAAACTCAATGAAACCAGCATCCATGAAAACTAATGACCCTCAACTGCTTTTTGCAAGGCTTCATAGCATTCAAGTGCAATCTGAGCCTCTGCTTTTGCTCTGTCAGAAGATGCTGCACTCAAATCATGCTGAGCTTTAGTAACACCTTCACGGATGGCCTGTAAAGTACAAATGCAACCAGTTAGCTTCTTAATCACAATCCCAGATCTTTGAACAAGAAAACTGAGTAAATCAAGGGCAGGCACTTTGTCTTAATAGTTATGAAGTGGTGTCCAGAAAACGCTTTACCCCAATGCTTTGTCATTGCATCATAATTACAGCCTCAGGGGTCAAATAAAGAAGggtaattattttacaatttgaaaaaaaaattatcacaaaattatcattatcatgaaaacaaatttagacATTTTACTCATGCTTGCAGTAAGCTGGCTGTATTCTTAACctaaaaaattatctgttgaGTGCAGGATGTTcaaatccagaaaaaaacaCCTTATAGTGTAtcatgagagagagatgctaaAAAATCatcttgcatttttatgttttgtaatgtCAATTctaagattaaaagaaaatttaaaaaaaccataaaagttcagatttggtatctgaacaaataaatttcacttCAAGAAGGAAACTTGGTTAGGATATATGTGAAGACTGCTGAAATGTCACCTGAGCATCAAGACGATCTAGAGGGTGAGCTTCCTCAGCTAGTACTTGTACTGACGAGTCATCATTAATGGAGATTGATCCACTGCTTactgaagaaagaaagccaAGGGGTATCAGGACTTACTTTGCATGATTTGtacattatataaataacaGCATGTACAAGGGGGTTAATTGGTTTTTTACGctgtgtcagcaactaaggctatattacggcaagcagccagccctgtaaacagacgccacgtgcagagaaagaacagcgtgcccgagacgagaaatgaactcagggcagccaaccttcactgtattggtgacaggcgctaaccgttgcgccaccggaccgctcaacAGCATGTACAAACTACtataacaaaaagcaaatgtgtaaataaatgcaagTTAGACATgacttttatttcactttaatgAAACATTGAGTTTCtgagtaaacatttaaattcttGTGATCTCTtttgcatacataaattaaTTTGATGATAGTGGTACATaccaaagaattttttattgGATCCATCTTGTTCAAACACAGTCACAACTCCTGGCTTCAGCACAGCTAAGGAAGGAACATGGTTTGGAAGGATACCAAAGCTACCACTGAACGATGGCACATCAACTTGCTTGACATTGGCACTGGCGTAATAAACCTGTGAACAAATACACACTTCACATGCACTTGTCAtgttcataaaaagaaatagcTAACTAAAAACATCTAACTACCAAAACCCTTATTTATTAGGACCGATGGGGCTTGGACATTTTTGCCCCAAAACCATATCACCTCACCACCTGTGACAAATTCCCAGCCATGACCACATCAtcctaaaactaaaaaatgaatCAATCACCAATGACAGTAGTAACTATTAAAGTTATATATTACCAACAGAGCTATATGTTGTTCAAACACTATGCACAAATTTACATTTAGTAACAGAtagcaaagaaaacattattctgCAGTGGCAATGCCATCATACTTTTTACACAGAACTTAATCTATCTGATGAGTGCAATAGCTGAAAATTTACCAAGATTTAGGTGCAAGAATATCAGATGTGCACTGAAAGTGTGAACTGTGAGGCAGATAGACTTTGGATTActgtttctgtaatattttttattcttctatttttatcaCACGCAGCGATATTGTTGTCACCGTGctgtacattttctttattttgtctatGCACATTGACgcatgcacagacacatacagagATGTATGAAGATGGGTGAGATCTGTATGCAGATCAATTTCCTACTTTATGAATACAACTTATCAAGATTCTTTTGAAGTGGGGTTTACACCCTATTACATTAGTGTCCGTACACTATGATGTGTTTTGGGCTAAATGAATGCCAGCAGTGACATCTGCCTGAAGCTGACCAAACATTTGACTGTAAATTTGAAATGAGCCTCTAAATTAAAGtataaaccaaaacaaaagtcTACTTAACAAAAGTATTATTAAAGAGAAATAACGTTCATGcacaactggaaaataaattaCCTGCATGTACATTTCAAAGCAGCCATTTGTTTAGCCAGATGTTGGCTGAACCTGTTTACATGGGTTTGTTGGAAATAGGGGGGTTGCTTGCATTTGTATAGTGTTCAAACAACGTATCAGTAATACATATAGTCTTGTCAGCAGTAATTGATTCGTCTTTTGAGCCTGGGTCACTTCTGCTTTCAGTGTTGGGACAATGTGGTCTTATGTGGAACGAAATGGTAATGGCTGGGTCGATTTGATTCAGGCTGTGTGGTAAAATAACCGGTGACCAGACTAACggaggaaaataaataaatatgaataatgCATATTTATAATAGTAACGTTTTTCTAAAAATTACAAATCTAAATATTTGGAGTCAATGTGTACAACATACACGACTATGATACTAGAAACTACTATGCATCATTGCTTCACTGTGGTAGCTAGAAGTCGactatttaataacaatttataaattttgtcGAAATCCACAATATTTAGAAATCATGAGGGTCCTGTTTGACTCCGTTCATGTCCCATTTGAGAGGTCATACTAACAACATACCCATAGAGTAGTGAAAGGAGAGGCATCAGCGCATAAGATATTGACTTACGTCTGTTGGGGAAGCAAGTGTAAAGGCCATATCGGCATATCCTCTCTGTTGAGGGATAAGAATTCTTGAGCACTGTCGTGCCAGAGCAGATACCCTCATGCCACTTCTCATCAAGCCTGCCATTGTGCTAACAAGATGGCGGTACTCCAAGGACGAAAGGGGAAGCTAATCCATTAGGTCTGCAAATAGGGTGTGCATGCCgttctataaaatatatataataattaatgataGAGGCACATACTACTAGCAGTATATACATCTGAGCATTGTTCGTCACACGAAGGTCATTTAGAAATTATATTAACTTTTTATAAGGGAAAGTCGCTGcgtggatgtgtataggtggactgctgtctgtctgccaagactaacgcctcttgccaagttctccgctgttagtcccGGCGAGCcgaaacaaagaatgtgactaaaccggaagctttgtagcctaATCCCTCAtattagtagttaatctgaaattgTGAGTAAACTGGAAACTTTGTAGTGTAATCCCTCGTTTTAGGAgttataactgaaaaaaaaatcctcagcCAGCACTCcagtaatataagttcgtgCTATTATCAACAAATCATCACTTGCCAAGTACCTGTCTTTTACTACTGCTTTATCGTTCCCACATACATCTTTTTAATGTGTGCAAGTCTCTTGTTCGGCTCCCTATTGCTCGATACGTCTGTTCTGCATCTAAAGACTCCCTCCGAGTGCCAAGAAAAAACTCACAGTCCTTATATACCTTTTTCTCGGAATTTCATGATCTTCTGAACTATAGCAATGCACTCAGTGGACCTGCAGTACGTGCTTCTTGGAGATATTATTGTCCATTTTGACAACAAGTCTCATCCTGATACAGTAAAAATTGTTGCATACTTTTCGTCTCGTCATTACAAGAAATCACATATCTTAGACTGGGTCATGCATCGACCTGATGATCAATTATTGCAATCGGTTGATGTTTCTCAGACGCTCACACATCTGA
The Pomacea canaliculata isolate SZHN2017 linkage group LG2, ASM307304v1, whole genome shotgun sequence genome window above contains:
- the LOC112556423 gene encoding diisopropyl-fluorophosphatase-like isoform X1, encoding MFRKLPNRFEVCRKNAMASRAADDVEPKFEKVLEGLQGAEGPVFDKNGNFFMVAPDTGEIYNVNLQEKRAILLCKPKIEDAGVPAGCQCDKEGNIYVADMRLGILKVTQSGYFTQLAKIDNEGRIMQGCNDCIFDYEGNLWITAPAGEIAPSQYRRSMEEPFGSLYCLTNEEVIRIDTGIFFPNGIAVKHNASGKAEMLIVAETPTKLLWAYDIDGPGRVKNKRKWATLPGELEGGADGMDFDDAGSLLVAHWGSGVIEVFPPEGGTPTRRIKCPFQHPSNLHFKPNSNIVYVTEHDFHGLWKFDWLTCGQKQFCET
- the LOC112556423 gene encoding diisopropyl-fluorophosphatase-like isoform X2 gives rise to the protein MASRAADDVEPKFEKVLEGLQGAEGPVFDKNGNFFMVAPDTGEIYNVNLQEKRAILLCKPKIEDAGVPAGCQCDKEGNIYVADMRLGILKVTQSGYFTQLAKIDNEGRIMQGCNDCIFDYEGNLWITAPAGEIAPSQYRRSMEEPFGSLYCLTNEEVIRIDTGIFFPNGIAVKHNASGKAEMLIVAETPTKLLWAYDIDGPGRVKNKRKWATLPGELEGGADGMDFDDAGSLLVAHWGSGVIEVFPPEGGTPTRRIKCPFQHPSNLHFKPNSNIVYVTEHDFHGLWKFDWLTCGQKQFCET
- the LOC112556424 gene encoding ATP synthase subunit delta, mitochondrial-like, which translates into the protein MAGLMRSGMRVSALARQCSRILIPQQRGYADMAFTLASPTDVYYASANVKQVDVPSFSGSFGILPNHVPSLAVLKPGVVTVFEQDGSNKKFFVSSGSISINDDSSVQVLAEEAHPLDRLDAQAIREGVTKAQHDLSAASSDRAKAEAQIALECYEALQKAVEGH